ACAAATTTTTTTGATGTACCATAATAGTTACCATGAACTTCTGCCCATTCCAAAAACTCATCCCTATCTATCATCTGTTTAAAAGTGTTAATATCTACAAAGAAATAATCTTTCCCTTCTACTTCATCAAATCGTGGTTTTCTGGTTGTATAAGAAACAGAAAAGATAAGGTCAGTGTAGTTTTGAAGTAGCTTATTGCATAATGTTGTTTTTCCTGCACCACTTGGAGCACTAATTATGAAAAGTTTACCTTTTTTAAACATAACCAGATCCTAAACAATATTTTGAACCTGTTCCCTTAGTTTGTCAACTATATTCTTACCTTCCACTACTGCTTCAATCACCTCAGTATTACCAGTTTTGCTTCCAATTGTATTTAGCTCCCTGAACAACTCCTGACACATAAAATCCAATTTCTTACCCACAGGAAATTCATGTTCTATTATATTAAGGAAATGTGTAATATGGGATTTCAACCTTGTTACCTCTTCTTCTATATCCATTTTTTCAGCATTTATTGCAGCCTCCTGATACAACCTTTCATGATCAATAGTATTTGTCATGAGGGATTGAATTTTGGTTTTAATTTTTTCATAGTTTTCAATTAATACAGCGTCTTTTTTCAAATCTATCGATTTTACTAATTGCTTCAATTTATCCAGTTTCTCCAACAGATCATTTTTCAACATATCTCCCTCGAATATCCGCATTTGGTCCAATTTGGATATTGATAACATAAAAGTTTTAAGAATATAATTAGAAATTGTTTCCTCTAATTCTTCATTCTCTTCAAAAAATAAAACATCATCAAATTTTAATAAATGCTCTATTTTTATATCATCGTTTATTCCATGCCTATTTTTCAGATCGTTTAGGATGGTCACAATCTCATTAACCATTAAATTATTTATTTTTGGTATTTTAGGAGTTTTGTTATATGTGATATCGACATATACATCTACTTTGCCTCTTACAAGCTTCTCCCTTAACATGGATAAGATTTTTATCTCCAAATGATTAAAAAGTTTTGGTAATTTTATTTTAGCATCTAAAAATTTACTATTCAGTGACTTTATTTCTATCTTTATTGAACAGTCTTCATAATTTTCAATTATCTTAGAATAGCCTGTCATGCTTTTGATCATGTTATATTTCCTTTATTGATATTGTTTTTTATAAAACATCTGTTATAATGTAATATAAATAACTATGGAGGTCAATATGTTTCCATCTTCATTAATATTACTTATATTAATAATCATTACATTGGCTAATATTTTCAAAATACTCCGGGAGTATGAAAGGGGTGTAGTTTTTAGGTTAGGTCGTTTTGTGGGAGTAAGAGGTCCAGGGCTTACAATTTTAATACCTTATTTAGAGAAGATGGTAAAGGTCAATCTAAGAACTGTGGTGATGGATGTACCTCCACAAGATGTTATAACTAAAGATAATATATCTATAAAGGTTAACGCTGTTGTTTACTTTAGGGTCATAAATCCAGCAAAAGCTGTACTTGAAGTGGAAGACTATTACTATGCCACTAGTCAAATATCCCAGACTACTTTACGAAGCGTTGTTGGACAATTTGAGCTGGATGAGATATTATCTCATAGGGAAAAGATCAATCAAGAACTTCAAGATGTTATAGATAAACAGACCGATCCATGGGGTGTAAAAGTGAGTGCTGTTGAGATAAAACATATAGATTTACCAATAGAGATGCAAAGGGCTATGGCAAAACAAGCTGAAGCTGAAAGGGAGAGAAGGGCCAAAATCATACATGCGGATGGTGAGCTTCAATCCTCAGAAAAACTATCTCAAGCCAGCAAGATCATGTCTGAAAACCCGCTTACTATACAATTAAGATATCTACAAACATTAACAGAGATTGCTTCAGAAAAGAACTCCACCATCGTTTTCCCTTTACCCATAGAACTTCTAAAAGTTTT
The window above is part of the Calditerrivibrio sp. genome. Proteins encoded here:
- a CDS encoding YicC family protein codes for the protein MIKSMTGYSKIIENYEDCSIKIEIKSLNSKFLDAKIKLPKLFNHLEIKILSMLREKLVRGKVDVYVDITYNKTPKIPKINNLMVNEIVTILNDLKNRHGINDDIKIEHLLKFDDVLFFEENEELEETISNYILKTFMLSISKLDQMRIFEGDMLKNDLLEKLDKLKQLVKSIDLKKDAVLIENYEKIKTKIQSLMTNTIDHERLYQEAAINAEKMDIEEEVTRLKSHITHFLNIIEHEFPVGKKLDFMCQELFRELNTIGSKTGNTEVIEAVVEGKNIVDKLREQVQNIV
- a CDS encoding slipin family protein — encoded protein: MFPSSLILLILIIITLANIFKILREYERGVVFRLGRFVGVRGPGLTILIPYLEKMVKVNLRTVVMDVPPQDVITKDNISIKVNAVVYFRVINPAKAVLEVEDYYYATSQISQTTLRSVVGQFELDEILSHREKINQELQDVIDKQTDPWGVKVSAVEIKHIDLPIEMQRAMAKQAEAERERRAKIIHADGELQSSEKLSQASKIMSENPLTIQLRYLQTLTEIASEKNSTIVFPLPIELLKVFGVKVEKEEK